Within Terriglobia bacterium, the genomic segment TCCATGACGAACCGCGGCAAGCTGAACGGCGCCGCTCCGGCGGAAGGCGGTTCGCGAGTGGACTACCCGACGGCCCAATTGCTGGGCGCCATGAGCACCAAGAACGGGATCGAGCTTCTCAAGGGGCAGACGTCGGAACTGGAAGAGCATTTTTCGATGCTTCAGGAAGTCGCGCAACAGCGGGCGGGCCGCTGGAGGATCACACCGAACATCTGGCCGGTGAAGGGCCCGATCACCAGCCACTTTGGAAGCCGCTCGGATCCATTTAACGGCGAGGCCGAAACCCACCTCGGCGTGGATATTTCCGCCCTCTATGCCGCTCAAGTTCACGCCCCGGCGGACGGCCGCGTGATCTATGCGCAAAGAATGGCGGCTTACGGAAATCTGGTCATCATCGATCACGGCAACGGGCTGACGACGCGGTACGGCCACCTCTCGCGCTTTATTGCCAAAGTGGGGCAGAAAGTGAAAAAGAACGACGTCATTGCCCTCGTCGGCACGACAGGCCGAACCACCGCGCCGCATTTGCACTACGAAGTCCGCCTCAACGACCGGCCGAAGAACCCGCGAGACTATCTGCCGAAGGGTTAGAATTCTATTAGAAATTGCATCATTCGAGGTTTCTGCATTTCAAAATGAAGAAATGGAAAAAACCTCGACTGATGCAATTTCCAATAAAATGAAATTCCAATAATCCCCATTCGTACCACCACTTGAGGTTGCTCTATAGTTTCCGTTAAACTCTTCTATGCTCGATGCGTTGTACAACAAGGTCTTCGGCTCCCACAGTGAGCGCGAAGTCAAAA encodes:
- a CDS encoding M23 family metallopeptidase translates to MGKRFYTFIIVPNASSRLHKLRLPVRALYLLGVIGILSFFVTIGLGFNYAKMAFKAADYDKLQAENTNLRVQKKNLEVATRKLGEKITNLETISEKIQNLIENDSMTNRGKLNGAAPAEGGSRVDYPTAQLLGAMSTKNGIELLKGQTSELEEHFSMLQEVAQQRAGRWRITPNIWPVKGPITSHFGSRSDPFNGEAETHLGVDISALYAAQVHAPADGRVIYAQRMAAYGNLVIIDHGNGLTTRYGHLSRFIAKVGQKVKKNDVIALVGTTGRTTAPHLHYEVRLNDRPKNPRDYLPKG